A single Agromyces sp. CF514 DNA region contains:
- a CDS encoding FAD-binding dehydrogenase, whose protein sequence is MPATPAARPEPAGRPEPAAIIVGAGLSGLVAAAELVDAGKHVLIVDQEPEASLGGQAHWSFGGLFLIDSPEQRRMGVKDSLDLARQDWDGTAGFDRDDDEWGRKWADAYLDFAAGEKRAWLHGKGVRFFPVVGWAERGGYNAIGHGNSVPRFHITWGTGPGVLAPFIARVKAGEAAGLVEFKHRHRVDELVVEGGAVVGVRGSVLAPDAAGRGESSNRDVVGDFELRAPAVVVASGGIGGNHDLVRQAWPERLGTPPEHMLSGVPAHVDGRMLGISEQAGARLVNGDRMWHYTEGITNWDPIWPMHGIRILPGPSSLWFDAEGNRMPVPLFPGFDTLGTLEHIQTTGHEHTWFVLTQKIIEKEFALSGSEQNPDLTGKDLKLLAQRVGPGATGPVEAFKEHGADFVVADTLDELLEGMRALSPEVELDTSNIEREIVARDREVDNEFSKDLQLTAVRGARKYRGDKLIRVATPHRILDPKAGPLIAVKLHILTRKSLGGIQTNLDAQALDAEGAPVPGLYAVGEAAGFGGGGVHGYRALEGTFLGGCLFTGRTAGRAIARG, encoded by the coding sequence GTGCCCGCAACCCCCGCCGCGCGCCCAGAACCCGCTGGCCGCCCCGAACCCGCCGCGATCATCGTCGGGGCGGGCCTGTCCGGCCTCGTGGCCGCAGCCGAGCTCGTCGACGCGGGCAAGCACGTCCTGATCGTCGACCAGGAGCCCGAGGCGAGCCTCGGCGGCCAGGCGCACTGGTCGTTCGGCGGCCTGTTCCTCATCGACTCCCCCGAGCAGCGCCGCATGGGCGTGAAGGACTCCCTCGACCTCGCCAGGCAGGACTGGGACGGCACCGCCGGCTTCGATCGCGACGACGACGAGTGGGGTCGCAAGTGGGCCGACGCCTACCTCGACTTCGCAGCGGGCGAGAAGCGCGCCTGGCTGCACGGCAAGGGCGTGCGGTTCTTCCCGGTCGTCGGCTGGGCCGAGCGCGGCGGCTACAACGCCATCGGCCACGGCAACTCGGTGCCCCGCTTCCACATCACCTGGGGCACCGGTCCGGGCGTGCTCGCACCCTTCATCGCACGCGTGAAGGCGGGCGAGGCGGCCGGTCTCGTCGAGTTCAAGCACCGCCACCGCGTCGACGAGCTCGTCGTCGAGGGCGGCGCGGTCGTCGGCGTGCGCGGTTCGGTGCTGGCTCCGGATGCCGCGGGGCGCGGCGAGTCGAGCAACCGCGACGTCGTCGGCGACTTCGAGCTGCGCGCGCCGGCCGTGGTCGTCGCCTCGGGCGGCATCGGCGGCAACCACGACCTCGTGCGGCAGGCGTGGCCCGAGCGCCTCGGCACCCCGCCCGAGCACATGCTCTCGGGGGTGCCCGCGCACGTCGACGGCCGCATGCTCGGCATCTCGGAACAGGCCGGTGCGCGTCTCGTCAACGGCGACCGCATGTGGCACTACACCGAGGGCATCACCAACTGGGACCCGATCTGGCCGATGCACGGCATCCGCATCCTGCCCGGCCCGTCGTCGCTCTGGTTCGACGCCGAGGGCAATCGGATGCCGGTGCCGCTGTTCCCCGGATTCGACACGCTCGGCACGCTCGAGCACATCCAGACCACCGGACACGAGCACACGTGGTTCGTCCTGACGCAGAAGATCATCGAGAAGGAGTTCGCACTCTCGGGCAGCGAGCAGAACCCCGATCTCACGGGCAAGGACCTGAAGCTGCTCGCACAGCGCGTCGGTCCCGGCGCCACCGGCCCCGTCGAGGCGTTCAAGGAGCACGGGGCCGACTTCGTCGTCGCCGACACGCTCGACGAACTGCTCGAGGGCATGCGCGCGCTGTCACCCGAAGTCGAGCTCGACACGTCGAACATCGAGCGCGAGATCGTCGCGCGCGACCGCGAGGTCGACAATGAGTTCTCGAAGGACCTCCAGCTGACCGCCGTGCGCGGCGCCCGCAAGTATCGCGGCGACAAGCTCATCCGCGTGGCGACCCCGCACCGCATCCTCGACCCCAAGGCCGGGCCGCTCATCGCGGTGAAGCTGCACATCCTCACACGCAAGAGCCTCGGCGGCATCCAGACCAACCTCGACGCGCAGGCGCTCGACGCCGAAGGCGCTCCCGTGCCCGGCCTCTACGCCGTCGGCGAGGCGGCCGGCTTCGGCGGCGGCGGCGTGCACGGCTATCGTGCGCTCGAGGGCACTTTCCTCGGCGGATGCCTCTTCACGGGCCGTACCGCCGGCCGCGCGATCGCGCGCGGCTGA
- a CDS encoding globin: MRGSEHGAALGASFYETVGGRPTFERLVHEFYRGVADDPVLRPMYPEADLGPAEERLLLFLEQYWGGPGTYSEQRGHPRLRMRHAGFKVNPDARDRWLAHMRTAVDALELPPLAEETLWDYLQRAAFAMVNTFEE; the protein is encoded by the coding sequence CTGCGCGGCAGCGAGCACGGCGCGGCGCTGGGCGCGTCGTTCTACGAGACCGTCGGCGGCCGCCCCACCTTCGAGCGACTCGTGCACGAGTTCTACCGCGGGGTCGCCGACGACCCGGTGCTGCGCCCGATGTACCCCGAGGCAGACCTCGGTCCCGCCGAGGAACGCCTCCTGCTCTTCCTCGAGCAGTACTGGGGTGGGCCCGGCACGTACAGCGAGCAGCGCGGTCACCCGCGGCTCCGCATGCGTCACGCCGGGTTCAAGGTCAACCCCGACGCCCGCGACCGCTGGCTCGCGCACATGCGCACCGCCGTCGACGCGCTCGAACTCCCGCCGTTGGCCGAAGAGACTCTGTGGGATTATCTTCAGCGTGCGGCGTTCGCGATGGTGAACACGTTCGAGGAGTGA